The following are encoded together in the Arcticibacterium luteifluviistationis genome:
- a CDS encoding FKBP-type peptidyl-prolyl cis-trans isomerase, whose amino-acid sequence MKNVIITVLVAMGLSSCGKNFIENEDQKYLDLNREEIRAYNEANNLDLEENVATGIFFKKLVEVENPVYPDGDVTLHVAFKLSTLDGKELVNVAPEDSSFFSASSASSVFQGFVIAVSSLGEGEKGVFYLPSPLVYGANPPENLAVDPWEVTVLEMENIKSYSEDDFIDLYIARNNLATPEVTDKGVRIIRNADRPADGDLVAGDLVTVKYKGYFLNKTTFDEGEFEVSLGSGAVIPGFDDGLLNMRVGEKATIIIPWSLGYGEQGSSSIPGKTTLAFDVEILSKSN is encoded by the coding sequence ATGAAAAATGTAATTATTACGGTTTTAGTGGCAATGGGCCTTTCTTCTTGCGGGAAGAATTTTATTGAGAATGAAGATCAAAAGTATTTAGATCTCAACAGGGAGGAAATAAGAGCCTATAATGAGGCAAACAATTTAGACTTGGAAGAGAATGTCGCTACGGGCATTTTCTTCAAGAAGCTAGTTGAGGTTGAAAATCCGGTTTACCCTGATGGTGATGTAACACTTCATGTAGCTTTTAAACTAAGTACTTTGGATGGTAAAGAATTAGTTAATGTTGCACCTGAAGATTCTAGTTTCTTTTCGGCAAGCTCTGCCTCTAGTGTTTTTCAAGGTTTTGTAATAGCGGTGAGTTCATTAGGCGAAGGAGAAAAGGGTGTGTTTTACTTACCTTCACCTCTAGTTTATGGTGCAAACCCACCTGAAAACTTAGCGGTAGATCCATGGGAGGTAACTGTTTTGGAGATGGAGAATATTAAATCATATAGTGAGGACGATTTTATCGATCTTTATATTGCTAGAAATAATTTAGCAACTCCAGAAGTTACGGATAAAGGCGTTAGAATCATTAGAAATGCTGACAGACCTGCTGATGGCGATTTAGTTGCGGGAGACCTTGTGACGGTAAAATACAAGGGCTACTTCTTGAATAAAACAACATTTGATGAAGGGGAATTTGAGGTCTCCTTAGGATCGGGTGCAGTGATACCTGGGTTTGATGACGGTCTTCTTAATATGAGAGTAGGTGAGAAAGCAACTATTATTATCCCTTGGAGTTTGGGGTATGGTGAGCAAGGTTCTAGTAGCATTCCAGGCAAAACCACTTTAGCGTTTGACGTAGAAATATTGTCAAAATCGAACTAG
- a CDS encoding TraR/DksA family transcriptional regulator, protein MSATTEKTFYTESELAEFEAIIHRKLDATKSEIDFISRTLSRKDDNGTDNTAVGSKTLEDGADMREKERLSQSSGRLKKFASGLEGALIRIKNGTYGICKDTGKLIPAERLRAVPHTQQTIEAKLARK, encoded by the coding sequence ATGTCAGCAACAACAGAAAAAACATTTTACACAGAAAGTGAACTCGCAGAGTTTGAGGCTATTATTCACAGGAAATTAGATGCTACTAAAAGTGAAATTGATTTTATTAGTAGGACATTAAGTAGGAAAGATGATAATGGTACTGATAATACAGCAGTAGGGAGTAAGACTCTTGAAGACGGAGCTGATATGAGAGAGAAAGAGCGGTTAAGTCAATCTTCTGGAAGATTGAAAAAATTTGCCTCTGGGCTAGAAGGTGCCTTGATAAGAATCAAAAACGGTACTTACGGAATTTGCAAAGACACAGGAAAGCTTATTCCTGCTGAAAGACTTAGAGCTGTACCGCATACACAACAGACCATTGAAGCCAAATTGGCTAGGAAATAA
- the atpD gene encoding F0F1 ATP synthase subunit beta, which yields MANIGKISQIIGPVVDVSFEGKDSQIPEILDALSVIKPNGQKVILECQQHLGEDRIRAIAMDSTDGLQRGMDVTHLGTPIMMPTGEEIKGRLFNVVGEAIDGLGEVTTPGLSIHRSAPKFEDLATTTEVLFTGIKVIDLLAPYVKGGKIGLFGGAGVGKTVLIQELINNIAKAYEGLSVFAGVGERTREGNDLLREMIESGIVKYGDAFKESMEAGGWDLSKVDKEALKDSQATFIFGQMNEPPGARARVALSGLTVAEHFRDGDGEGKGRDILFFIDNIFRFTQAGSEVSALLGRMPSAVGYQPTLATEMGVMQERIASTKRGSITSVQAVYVPADDLTDPAPATTFAHLDATTVLNRKISELGIYPAVDPLDSSSRILSAEVLGDAHYDCAQRVKNTLQRYKELQDIIAILGLEELSEEDKLVVTRARRVQRFLSQPFFVAEQFTGLKGVLVDINDTIKGFNEIMDGLYDHLPEAAFNLVGNIEDAVVKGERLLKEANNQ from the coding sequence ATGGCGAATATCGGTAAAATATCACAAATAATTGGGCCTGTAGTGGATGTAAGCTTTGAGGGTAAAGACTCTCAAATTCCTGAAATCTTAGATGCATTGTCTGTTATTAAACCAAACGGTCAAAAAGTAATCTTAGAGTGTCAGCAGCACCTTGGAGAAGATAGAATTAGAGCCATTGCGATGGACTCTACAGATGGTCTTCAAAGAGGTATGGATGTGACTCACTTGGGTACTCCTATAATGATGCCTACTGGTGAAGAAATCAAAGGTCGTCTTTTCAACGTTGTTGGAGAAGCAATTGATGGTTTAGGAGAGGTTACTACTCCAGGTCTTTCTATACATCGTTCGGCTCCTAAGTTTGAAGACTTAGCGACCACTACCGAAGTACTTTTTACAGGTATTAAGGTTATTGACCTTTTAGCTCCTTATGTAAAGGGTGGTAAAATTGGTTTATTTGGTGGTGCTGGTGTTGGTAAAACAGTATTGATTCAAGAGCTGATTAATAATATTGCGAAAGCATACGAAGGTTTATCTGTATTTGCAGGAGTAGGCGAGCGTACTCGTGAAGGAAATGATTTGCTTCGTGAGATGATTGAGTCTGGTATTGTAAAATACGGTGACGCTTTTAAAGAATCCATGGAAGCAGGTGGATGGGACTTGAGCAAGGTAGATAAAGAAGCTTTGAAAGATTCTCAAGCAACATTTATCTTTGGTCAAATGAACGAACCTCCAGGGGCTCGTGCAAGAGTAGCCTTATCAGGTTTAACAGTAGCAGAGCATTTCCGTGATGGAGATGGCGAAGGTAAAGGACGTGATATACTTTTCTTTATTGATAACATTTTCCGTTTTACGCAAGCGGGTTCTGAGGTATCGGCTCTTTTAGGTCGTATGCCATCAGCGGTAGGTTACCAGCCAACACTTGCAACAGAGATGGGTGTGATGCAGGAGCGTATTGCTTCTACAAAAAGAGGTTCTATTACATCGGTTCAGGCGGTTTACGTACCTGCTGATGATTTAACTGACCCAGCACCAGCAACTACATTTGCTCACTTGGATGCTACTACTGTATTGAATCGTAAGATTTCTGAACTTGGAATTTACCCAGCGGTAGATCCTTTGGATTCTTCTTCAAGAATTCTTTCGGCAGAAGTTTTAGGAGATGCTCATTATGATTGTGCTCAGCGAGTAAAAAATACGCTTCAACGTTACAAAGAGCTTCAAGATATTATCGCAATTCTTGGTTTAGAAGAACTTTCTGAAGAAGATAAATTGGTAGTAACAAGAGCTCGTAGAGTTCAGCGTTTCCTATCTCAACCTTTCTTTGTGGCAGAACAGTTTACTGGTCTTAAAGGAGTATTAGTTGATATTAATGATACCATTAAAGGATTTAACGAAATTATGGACGGTCTTTATGACCACCTTCCTGAAGCTGCGTTTAACTTGGTAGGTAATATAGAAGATGCCGTAGTAAAAGGAGAGAGATTATTGAAAGAAGCTAATAACCAGTAA